One window from the genome of Myripristis murdjan chromosome 6, fMyrMur1.1, whole genome shotgun sequence encodes:
- the fam107b gene encoding protein FAM107B isoform X1, whose amino-acid sequence MTTMFRYPVFPHLQDPCDPGLSLSPGRSVMAEPDYLEGDCDELIKPKKLINPVKTSRNHQDLHRELLMNQKRGLAPQNKPELQKVLEKRKRDQVLKAQKEEQEAHKKRSDLEIELMKRQQKLEQLELEQQKNEEEQENTPEFVKMKSNLRRTKQEADGEERTT is encoded by the exons ATGACGACTATGTTCAGATACCCCGTCTTTCCTCATCTGCAGG ATCCGTGTGACCCTGGTCTATCTCTGTCACCGGGGAGGAGTGTCATGGCGGAGCCAGACTATCTGGAGGGAGACTGTGATGAGCTCATCAAACCCAAGAAGCTGATCAACCCAGTCAAGACCTCCCGCAACCACCAGGACCTGCATCGAGAGCTGCTCATGAACCAGAAGAG GGGTCTGGCCCCCCAGAACAAGCCTGAGCTTCAGAAGGTcctggagaagagaaagagggaccAAGTTCTCAAGGCCcagaaggaggagcaggaggctcACAAGAAGAGGAGTGACCTGGAGATAGAGCTGATGAAAAGACAACAGAAATTAGAACAG ctggagctggagcagcagaaaaacgaggaggagcaggagaacacCCCCGAGTTTGTCAAGATGAAAAGCAACCTGCGGAGGACCAAGCAGGAGGCTGACGGGGAGGAGCGAACCACCTAG
- the LOC115360575 gene encoding uncharacterized protein LOC115360575, with the protein MPPAAGVDDTKVLVRKMLRELLMGREDPEGFFGLCVSLLGHQDTRSQFPALIQPLSTANRSLHSTLTSIYLDYFSQDEDHELEMALSLSLLDVPAQYSSATKESRAQGPTDSRSLSAGIILSGSIQQSSASQPLGSSYAQLAASGGRKKHNTDSLRPEKLQKNTHSDKDVQGGTSQNVCVSQLHTSSPKQDTGTEEDRLVQEESLEKTEKPKRSKNRRQRRKGGGQQVVGLPRSPSGPPPVLLWFRRDLRLCDNPALIGSLELGAPVIPVFIWSPEEEEGPGVTVAVGGACKYWLHQALSCFRSSLERIGSHLVFLETDREGKDVGSSLQALKELVDETGARTVLANALYEPWLKERDDAVVSALQRDGVECRMVHSYCLRDPYSVSTEGVGLRGIGSVSHFMSCCRQNPGSGLGAPLDAPLSLPTPTHWPQGVCLDRLGLARMPRRKDGTTIDWAANIRSSWDFSETGAHARLEAFLQDGVYRYEKESGRADAPNTSCLSPYLHFGQLSPRWLLWDAKGARCRPPKFQRKLAWRDLAYWQLTLFPDLPWESLRPPYKALRWSSVRGHLKAWQRGRTGYPLVDAAMRQLWLTGWMNNYMRHVVASFLIAYLHLPWQEGYRWFQDTLVDADVAIDAMMWQNGGMCGLDHWNFVMHPVDAAMTCDPYGSYVRKWCPELAELPDELIHKPWKCPASMLRRAGVVFGQNYPERIVTDLEERRSQSLQDVALVRKEFAEYVDKRTGCDLVPLPPRLVSEALGLSQKGGGVVTTGKLFLLPVITRMEFKHQSDDPDADAASNPYNAVLKGYVSRKRDETIAFLNERDFTASVMYEGAQRRERLESDYRRMEGLPRPSAPRGRARRTPTAKDRFSIVPGGVVTSPR; encoded by the exons ATGCCTCCGGCTGCCGGTGTTGACGATACCAAAGTCCTGGTGAGAAAGATGTTGAGGGAGCTGCTGATGGGTCGGGAAGATCCAGAGGGGTTCTTTGGGCTGTGCGTGTCCCTCCTGGGGCACCAGGACACCCGCTCGCAGTTCCCGGCCCTCATCCAGCCCCTGTCTACGGCCAACAGAtccctccactccaccctcaCCTCCATCTACCTGGACTACTTCtctcag GATGAAGATCATGAACTGGAGATggccttgtctctctctctactggaTGTTCCAGCCCAGTATTCCAGTGCAACcaaagagtcccgagctcagggTCCTACAGACAGCCGTAGTCTGTCTGCAGGTATTATTCTGAGTGGCTCCATCCAGCAGAGCTCAGCCTCACAGCCCCTGGGAAGCAGCTACGCCCAGCTGGCAGCATCAGGTGGCAGgaagaaacacaacacagactCGCTAAGGCCTGAAAAActtcagaaaaacacacattcagacaaagACGTGCAGGGTGGCACAagtcagaatgtgtgtgtttcccagctGCACACCTCGAGTCCCAAACAAGACACTGGTACAGAAGAGGATCGATTGGTGCAGGAGGAAAGTttggaaaaaacagagaagccTAAACGCTCTAAGAACAGGCGGCAGCGGCGTAAAGGGGGTGGCCAGCAGGTGGTAGGTTTGCCCCGCTCGCCCTCAGGTCCGCCACCGGTGCTGCTGTGGTTCCGCAGGGACTTGAGACTCTGTGACAACCCTGCTCTGATCGGGTCATTGGAGTTGGGTGCACCTGTCATTCCTGTCTTCATCTGGAGccctgaagaggaggaggggccggGGGTCACCGTGGCTGTGGGAGGAGCTT GCAAGTACTGGCTTCATCAAGCTTTGTCCTGTTTCCGTTCGTCTCTGGAGCGTATTGGCAGCCATCTGGTATTCCtcgagacagacagagaggggaaggatGTCGGATCATCTCTGCAGGCACTGAAAGAGCTAGTGGACGAGACTGGGGCAAGAACAGTGCTGGCCAATGCTCTGTACGAGCCCTGGCTAAAGGAGAGGGACGATGCCGTGGTGTCAGCTCTGCAGAGAGATGGTGTTGAGTGTAGAATGGTCCACTCATACTGTCTCAGAGACCCTTACTCTGTCAGCACAGAGGGGGTGGGACTCAGAG GAATTGGTTCAGTGTCTCACTTCATGAGCTGCTGCAGGCAGAACCCAGGCTCTGGGCTTGGTGCTCCTCTGGACGCTCCTTTATCTCTACCCACTCCCACCCACTGGCCTCAGGGCGTCTGTTTGGACAGGCTGGGCCTGGCTCGTATGCCCCGCAGGAAGGATGGCACCACG ATTGACTGGGCTGCAAACATCCGCAGTTCCTGGGATTTCAGTGAAACAGGAGCTCATGCTCGACTCGAGGCCTTTCTTCAGGATG GTGTGTATAGGTATGAGAAAGAGTCTGGAAGGGCAGATGCCCCAAacaccagctgtctgtctccctaCCTCCACTTCGGTCAGCTCAGCCCGCGCTGGCTGTTGTGGGATGCCAAGGGGGCGCGATGCAGACCCCCTAAGTTCCAGCGCAAACTGGCCTGGAGAGACCTGGCCTACTGGCAGCTGACACTGTTTCCTGACCTCCCCTGGGAATCCCTCAGACCTCCATACAAG GCTCTGCGTTGGAGCAGTGTGCGTGGCCATCTGAAGGCATGGCAGCGTGGCAGAACAGGCTACCCTCTTGTGGATGCGGCCATGAGGCAGCTGTGGTTGACTGGCTGGATGAACAATTACATGAGACATGTGGTAGCATCTTTTCTCATAGCGTACCTGCATCTGCCCTGGCAAGAGGGCTACCGCTGGTTTCAG GACACACTGGTTGACGCAGATGTTGCCATTGATGCCATGATGTGGCAGAACGGGGGCATGTGTGGGCTGGACCACTGGAATTTTGTGATGCACCCTGTTGATGCAGCGATGACCTGTGACCCTTACGGCAGCTACGTCAGGAAATGGTGTCCTGAACTTGCAGAGCTACCCGATGAGCTTATTCACAAACCCTGGAAATGTCCTGCTTCCATGCTGCGGCGTGCAG GTGTGGTGTTTGGCCAGAACTACCCTGAGCGAATAGTCACAGACCTGGAGGAGCGGAGGAGCCAGTCTCTGCAGGATGTAGCGCTGGTGCGGAAGGAGTTCGCGGAGTATGTGGACAAGCGCACAGGCTGTGACTTGGTGCCTCTGCCTCCTCGCTTGGTCTCTGAGGCCCTGGGCTTGTCACAGAAGGGTGGGGGTGTGGTGACTACGGGAAAACTATTCCTCTTGCCTGTCATTACCCGCATGGAATTCAAACATCAATCAGACGATCCGGATGCAGATGCGGCCTCAAATCCCTACAACGCCGTTCTGAAGGGATACGTCAGCCGCAAGAGGGATGAGACCATCGCGTTCCTCAATGAGAGAGACTTTACTGCCAGTGTGATGTATGAGGGAGCCCAGAGAAGGGAGAGGCTGGAGAGTGATTATCGGAGAATGGAGGGACTGCCTCGGCCTTCTGCGCCAAGGGGCAGAGCCAGGCGAACCCCCACAGCCAAGGACAGGTTCTCTATAGTACCTGGAGGGGTAGTCACCTCACCCAGGTGA
- the fam107b gene encoding protein FAM107B isoform X2, which produces MAEPDYLEGDCDELIKPKKLINPVKTSRNHQDLHRELLMNQKRGLAPQNKPELQKVLEKRKRDQVLKAQKEEQEAHKKRSDLEIELMKRQQKLEQLELEQQKNEEEQENTPEFVKMKSNLRRTKQEADGEERTT; this is translated from the exons ATGGCGGAGCCAGACTATCTGGAGGGAGACTGTGATGAGCTCATCAAACCCAAGAAGCTGATCAACCCAGTCAAGACCTCCCGCAACCACCAGGACCTGCATCGAGAGCTGCTCATGAACCAGAAGAG GGGTCTGGCCCCCCAGAACAAGCCTGAGCTTCAGAAGGTcctggagaagagaaagagggaccAAGTTCTCAAGGCCcagaaggaggagcaggaggctcACAAGAAGAGGAGTGACCTGGAGATAGAGCTGATGAAAAGACAACAGAAATTAGAACAG ctggagctggagcagcagaaaaacgaggaggagcaggagaacacCCCCGAGTTTGTCAAGATGAAAAGCAACCTGCGGAGGACCAAGCAGGAGGCTGACGGGGAGGAGCGAACCACCTAG
- the LOC115360307 gene encoding glycine cleavage system H protein, mitochondrial-like: MAACRVLRRLSSNFSTALPLLTRPAPLSPFRLAPKPHFQRTLATSSRLLSALKFTDKHEWIRVEEGGIGTVGISNFAQEALGDVVYCGLPEVGTQLAQQDEFGALESVKAASELYSPLTGEVVEVNTLLADNPGLVNKSCYKDGWLMKMSIANPAELDSLMDEAAYERYIRSIED, encoded by the exons ATGGCTGCTTGTCGGGTGCTCCGTCGCTTATCCTCCAACTTTTCCACAGCTTTGCCTTTACTTACCCGTCCGGCTCCCCTTTCTCCATTTCGACTGGCACCTAAACCTCATTTTCAACGAACTCTCGCCACCTCTAGTCGATTATTGTCAG CGCTCAAATTCACAGACAAGCACGAATGGATCCGAGTAGAAGAGGGAGGAATAGGGACTGTCGGCATCAGTAATTTTGCACAG GAGGCTCTGGGAGATGTAGTTTACTGTGGACTGCCAGAGGTGGGCACACAGCTGGCTCAGCAAG ATGAGTTTGGTGCCCTGGAGAGTGTGAAGGCAGCCAGTGAGCTGTATTCTCCTCTGACCGGAGAAGTTGTAGAAGTCAATACCCTCCTGGCAGACAACCCTGGTCTGGTCAACAAATCCTGCTACAAAGATG GCTGGCTGATGAAGATGTCCATTGCCAACCCTGCAGAGCTTGATTCTCTAATGGATGAGGCAGCATACGAGAGGTACATCCGCTCCATTGAAGACTAA